The following DNA comes from Grus americana isolate bGruAme1 chromosome 22, bGruAme1.mat, whole genome shotgun sequence.
cggcttttcagcttctgctgTGAGTGGTGTCAGAATGGACGACATCAAAAAATAGAGCCCTGTGGTTGATACGTAAGGACTGAAGCCCAAAGCATGGGTGCACCCCCAGGGCTCTAGCTGTTGGAAACTCGAGCGTCCCCTGGGACAGCAGCCTGCTCCTTTCCTCACCAGCATTTTTCTTCACCAGGGATAGCGGGGATTCAGGAGCGAAGTCGGGGCTGTCTTCTCCATCAGCAAGATCTGCACAAACGACAGACAGGAGCACTGCTGTGTCACCACTTTGCATTGGGTGAAATTCCTTATCTCACAAGAGGCCCAAAGGCCCAGGACCATTTAAATCGTGGGGGTTTAGAGCAGTAATTAGTTTAATTGTCCTCCATCTCCCTCTCCCGGCTCTGTTCATCTCTGATCTCCCCACTCCCCCTTTCCTTGCCCACCCTCAGCGGTCTCTGCTCCCCGCTGCTCTGCTGACCGCCCTCCGTCCCCAGCAGAAGCAGGTCACCACCACCTCGTACTCTACCAGAGGCTTGCAGGTCCCTGCTCCACCTTCAGCCGGGGCAATCAGCCTCATTGTGGGGGACCCGGGCGGTtcagccccctccctgctgcgGGACCgtccccatctccccagcccagctcgcAGCTTCTCTCCCGCCTCTGACACCTACCTCGGGTGGGGATGCTCAGCTTGCAGGGCAGTGCCAGCGGGGTGATGGCGTGCTGGTACACGAAGGCAGAGAGGCTCCCTGCAACACAGAACCgcaagttgggggggggggtggccgGTGCCTGAAATCTACCACCCGCGCGCCTCCGGCCATGCGGCAGTGTCCCAGGTACctcgggggggggagggagagggggttAAGCTGGACTATTTGGGGCCTCACAGCAACAAATGATGGTTTTCTAACCCCCACCCGATGTTCCTGGTTTGGAGACTACTTCCAGAGTCTCCCTGGCAGAGAAGTGCAGGCAGGAGCCGGGGCGGAGGGCCCCCGCGCCCGTGGGTGTGCAGCACCCTcactgcagggctgcaggctgctgcgGGCGACGGCACCGTCCTTACCGAAATACAGCTCCTCGCTGGCTCCTTTCAAGTGCACCCCTTTGGCAGAGGACTCAATGAGGAAGTGCCGGATGAGGTCACTGCTATCATCGCCTGAAAGCAGGATTGAAGACGGCATCAGCATGACCGCCGCTGTTTaacccctgccctcccctgctcTTCCCCGGGGCATCCACCGGAGCTTCCGCTCTGTCTGCACGGGGATGGGCAGCATCACTCGCGCAACCCGAATCCTGCGGCTTCTCAGCTTGCTTTAGTTTAACGGGTTTCAGTTAAATCCCCGAAGCAAACCCCACCTTTCCGAGCGAGACCCTGTACCTGTCTGGCTGCCGGATGGAGAGACAGGAACCTTCATCGCCAGTCCGAAAGACCCCCGGTACGACGTGCTGTCCCGCACAATGAACGTGCCTGGctccttgtccttcagcagctggatCGCTGTCAAAGCACAGGCGGAGGCTCAGCCAAGCAAAACAGGTGGAACCTCCCCGCTTTGCATTTCACCTCCGGCCGATGCTCTCGCGGGGAGTCGTTCCTTGGCAGCAACGAGAAATACTCAAGAGCGTTTGCTGAGGATGCGCACGTCCCTCGTGAGGGGAACCGATTGCAGTGCCTCTGCAGACTGAGGGCTCGGTCCCCTGGGTCCCCAGGACAGAGCCAGCCCCTGCGCGGGCcgtgctgagcagcagcacagtcagAGGCGGGAGAAGCTTTGCTGGACTCAGGGGGGACGGAGGGGCCGTGGCACAGTCTGGGTGTCTGAGCCTTCCCCTAGACCTGTGAGTGGGTCCCTCCACCCGTGTCAGCCCCCCGTACGCTTTGAATTGCCACCATCGTGTCCCCGCAGGACCTCAGCACGGGCAAGAGCTGGACTGAGGTGCTGCGGGGCGGCAAATTCCAGCCTGCGCTCCTGTGGAGAGAAGTCTGAGATGGGGTTATCCCGGCAGAGACACTTACTGCCTTACCTTGGTCCCTGGTTATGCTCGGCTTGAACCAGTATTTCGATGTGTCCATCACAAACTTCATGGTCGGCTGCCCAGCCTTAAGGGGACCTGCAAGAGATGTTACGGCATCAAGGCCAGCAAGGGACCTGAAAGACCTTCACAGCAGACATCGCTGAGCCCGGACAGAGCCCTAGCAAAgatatttctctttcaagcTGGCCAGGGttgaaggtttttgttttttttattccttttgatCAGAgcttcctccctgctcctcagaATAATTCATTCTCCACATAATTATCTCTCTTGGCAGGCCGCGATGGAGCACAGAAAGGCAGCGCATGGgatcccccagcagccccagtcTGCACAACCCTGCCCAAGTCCACTGGACCATGgggatttacaccagctgaggatctgacCCGCAAAGCTCTCCTGCTTTTCCCATGAGAATCCCAATTAAAGCCCTCTGCCCGGAGAGCTGCCTCTGCTGATCTCCTCCAGAGAACAATAGCCCTAGTGTGTACCCTTGAATGAGGGACCTTATGAACGCTGGTATCTTTAGATGTCCTCCAGAGCAAACTGGAACCCtaacccctcctccccaccagttCTGGGCCCACAGACAAGTACGAAATGACAGAATTATCGTCCTCATTCTCAGGTGCTATAAATACGTGTTTCTGCATCTCCTTGAGGGGACCAGAGCGTTTCTGCCTGCTGAGCAGAAACCCTGGTGGGCAAAACACCGTGGCTAATGCCAGGTCATCAGCAAAGAGCTGGAGACCGTCGTGGAGCCCTGCAACCCGGTGGAGACACATTGAGGATCTCCAACCCCAGCAAGGACCTCCTGTCCTTCATGACTGTAACCCACAGATAAACCAGAGTAGAAACCAGTGTTCTCCCCCCTTTCCTGGCAGCTGTTgggctctgcagctccttccccccccacaaGACCTGCCCTATGGCAGGGACGTGACTTACTGTCCGAGACGCAGGAGAGCGCTGGTGCCGACAGCGCGTTGTTCAGGCCACCGAGCCTCAAGGtcgggctgcagctgggaggggggCTCTGCTTGACAGAGGCTGGGGGGGCTTTGGCCAGCCTGGAAGATGCATCTCCTTGTTCCAGGCACCCGTTCACCAGCAGCACCGGGATGTCGGCTGCGGCGTTGAGGATGGAGGGGGGGCAGCTGCTGGCTTGTCCCTTCTGGGATGGGAAGGTGTTGGCTTTGGTGGAGCAGGCTGTCCTGGGCTGGTGGGCATGCAGGCCAAAAGCTTCTCCAGAGTGAGACCCGAGGCTCGGGGAAGGTGGacaggggctgcccagggagctggcaggggacGGGCAGTCAGcggagcagcaggcagcgggGTGAGCATCCGAGTCGTCGTTGTGGAGCGAGTGGGTGCTGCTGCAAGAGGGAGccagagagcaggaggagatcAGCGGGGCTGTTCAGCCGGGGTACGATGCACAGCCCACCCCAGCGACCGCGCCAGCCCTGCCGGGCATCGGCTGCCAGCCCGAGGAAGGAGGTTTTGGACAGCGGGACCTGGGGTAACCGCCCTGTGCCCCTTCCATCCCCATCATCATCCCAAGACTGGACGCAGGGTGGCATTTACCTTCCAAGGATGTAACTGGTGTCTGAGCCAGGGCTCGTGGAGAGCAGGGAGacccagctgctcctctgctgggcCCTCACCACTTGCACGGGCTTCAGCAAATTGTCGAAGCCCAGGGAGGTGCCGAGAGCCCCGGGGCCGTAGGAGATGCTGTCTGTCTGGCCAGCCGCACACTGCCGGGGGACAGCGATGCTGCAGGTCGGGGAGGCAGCGCAGCTCGGGGCGGCCGACCGGGGGCTCGCGGGTCTGGGTGGGCTCAAGAAAACCACGCTGCCACTGGTGCTGTAGTTGCCTTTGAGTCCCCCTTTTTGGGGCAGGAAGCCGTTGCCCTGGGGGGACCTCGAGAATGGCGTGCCCgaagggctgggggagccctGCAGCACCTCGGTACACGTGGCTCTGCTTGGCGTCATCTCTATGTATTTAATGtctggaggaggaaagaggaggtCGTTAGTGATTCAGTGTTGGAGTCAGGTTCGTTAGCTAAGCTCTATGGGAAACATGCATCTCTCTTCTTCTTGCTATTAATTTTGGCTCAGGTTTGCATgccctgcagggctgctgggccCAGAGGAGGACCCCCGGGCTCTGCAGAGAGACCCCCATGGCCCAACGTTGGCCTTTGGTAAGACCCTATGAGGGCTGATTTCTTGACGGACGCCAAGCCACGGTCACCCACCCAAGTGCGGGCGGGCTCCCAGGCAAGAGGGGTTACACGCGGTCACGTCTGACTGCACAGACCCCCCTCGCCAGCATTGCACAGCCGGTGCTTGCCGAGACCTGCAGCGAGAGGCGGGTGTTTCCTCCAGCATCGCTCTGTTTGTACCTGACTCAAGAGAAAAACATCTGGCTGCTCCCCCCCAGGGATGACATCAGGCTCGGAGGATGCCTACGGCAGCAGGCGCGTGGTCCTGCACACCCTCTGAGCTGGCTGGGTGGAGGAGGGGGGACATCACCTGCCCCCCGGGCACGGCCGGACATCCACAGCGTCTGCACTGTGGCTGCGGAgcgggaggcagaggggagccGTGCGGGACAAGGGCAGTTACAGGCTCTATAGGTGTCAGCTATGGGGCCAGCCATGCCAGCAGCGAGCGcacagcccagagcaggggccGGCTGCTCTCCCTTCCATTCTCCCATCCTGCACAAATCCcttcagagaaataatttccaagGCAGTTTCTGTGCCCATGCCCTGCTGTGggtttgtttctgctcttccaTTCACGCTTGGGGTGGCAGGGCATCTCCTAGCCCCTTTGCTCGCCATTATTTATAAGGTAACACATCTGATGAAGCATCACTTGCTCCAAGACCTCCAGTGAAACCTCACAGTCAGGACGAGGGGGTGCCTGGCTCCCCGGTGCCCGACGCATGTCAGTCACTGGGTTCCTTGAACAGGGCCATAATTTCTGGCTGAGCTAGAAGATGCCTTTTAGCAAGAGACATTCAGACTTGATTTAAGCGCTTGCAGCGACGGTGAATTCATCACCTACCCAGGGAAACTGTTCCAGTGGTTAATCACCTCCACTGCTAGAAGCGTGAACCTCCTTTCTAGTCTGAACGTGCccagctttgttttcagctcCTGGTTCTTGCCCTGCCATGGAGCTCAGGAAAGTTCCCCTTCTTAAAGGTGTTTCCaaagaggaaaacttttttGCTGCAGCAATGAAAAACTGCTCCTAACAGCCCTGAGCTCCCTGGCAGTTGATGTTAGGTGACTTGTTCCTGCCCTGGGACCTGCCGGTGAGGGTAGCTGGCCGGCGCGGAGCAGCTGACTCCGCTGCCAAGCACTGCAGACCCTGTTTACTGCAAGAACAACCAGACCTCTAGGGCATAAAGCTTGATGAGCAGGAAAAGCCCAAGTCTGTACAAAAGTTACTCTCTGAGCCCCTTCTCTACGTCGATCCCGGGATTGGATTGGATCGGCACGGCCAGCGGAGAGCCGCCGAGGAGGCGCCGGGTAAGCCAGAAGGGCTGGTCCCCAGTGGGGACGCAGCTGGACCACGCACGGGAAGGAGCCAGAACCGCAGCCTTCCCCCTCCACACCCTTACTGCCACTGgccgccagcagcagctcctccaaaGCCCGTGCTCAGAAAGGCTGCGGAGCCACGTGGTTCTGGTATCAGCGTGCAAACCCTTACAGCAAGCTCTTGGCCGGATGCTTTTTGTCAATGTCTCTCTcgaaaggggaaaagaaatggagattTTAATCGTCCTttaaagaaataactgaaaagcATCTGCACCCTGGGCTAACGAGGCACTTTGCCTCctacttttctgcttttgctccGGCTTATCAGGTGTGGTTAAACCTCAAATATTTGCTCATGACCTTGGCAAGGTTTTCAGCACCAAGGAGTGGCAAAAGTGCTGCAAACACTGAGCCCGGCTGTCACGCAAGCTGAGACGCTCTCCTCTCCTCCGGGAACAAGTACCAGAGGGAGTTAGCGACTGTCACGACCGTGTCTCCTATTGCCACAGCATCTGCTACGTTAAAAGCCCTCCTCCTGTTTTCCGCTAGACAAGAGCAAGCCCCTCTCGTGGAATCTGGGCACCATCGGTCTCCTGCCAGCTCTCACACCAACTGACTGTGCTCGCGGGGAAGTTGCACCTTGGGCAGAACGGCGGGGTGTGGGAATTATTCGGAAAGCACGGTGGGGCTCCGTGCAGCCGTGCCCGGCCgaggggaggacagggaggCAGGAACCTGGTGGGAGCATTTCCACGGGGCCAGCTGCACACGCAGCGGCACGCGCGCAGGTCGCACGGCTGCggcaggaggaggtgggtgAACGGGGAGTGCTGGGCAGCAGTAGGAAGTTTGcataaaaaaagaggagctGTTAAAAGAGAATGAAAGCTAAAGTGAGGCTTTTCCCACTGAATTCCAGGCCAGATTTCCAGATGTTCAGTTCCACGCTTGGAGCCAGCTTTTCAAAACCACTAGCACGCTACCTGCTGAGCTGCTTGGGACTCCAGCCCTTGGGTGATGCCTGAAGGAGAAGCATCTAACTGCCTCCAAAGACTAGTCTGAGGAGCCAAGAGCTGAACTTGCACTTTGTCACGGTACTTCATCTGCACGGCCACCCCCTTCCATCCCAGCGGGAAGCAGGGATGCCGTCTGCTCCAGAATTGCCCAAGCCCCGCGGCGTGCTCGCACCGCTCCGGCCCCTGCACTCCCTGACTTCCCCGCTGGAGCATCGGGACCCTCACACCCAccagggctgcagctcagcGCCCTTGTCCTCCAACCCCACCTTCCTCATGCAGACGTTTGCACGAGGGCTCAGGGAGAACAGACTGCTTTTCATGCCTTTAACATCCTCTCATTTGACCTTGCTCTGCAAATAGGCCTGGGGACAGATTTTCAAGGTATTTCGGTGTCTAAAGACACAGATAGGCAGTAAGACTTTTCAGAAGCAACGAGACTGTATCTTTAGGCACCTAAACACATCACACATCTGTCTTCTGGTGCACCAGAACGCTTGCAGCGGCGTGCGACACGCTGTCTGCTGGCGTTACCCTGTGCACGGCGTGTTGAGCAGCTAAAATACTGCAAAGCCACGGGCAGAGAGTGCTTGgatcagcagcagcacacacagCACAGCTTTGGATTGCAGGGATGACGGAGAAGTGTTGCAAAAGGGTTCATGTAAGGCACCCAGGCATGAGAGCAGAAAGAGGGGGTTGGTATGCGCTGCTGATGTTCTGCCTTGTGTATGCCAGGTATGCTGCTGGAGGAGCGCGCAAGCCCTGGAAGAATTTCCCTGGCAAAACGACTGGGAAGATTTAAACGGGATGGTTGTGTAACGATCGGTCCAGGGCTTTGGAAGTCTGGCTTCACATCCTTGTGCTTCCACAGGTCAAGTATGACCCTGGGAAAGGCTCCGCTGCCCTTTGGTAGAACCAGGGCTCTGCTGCGAGGGTAAGCACGCTCCAGGCATCGCATCCAGAGGTCGGTGCCTGTCCCCAGGCACTGCTGGTAATAACGCGGATCAGGCATTTTCTGTGAGCTACAGGTCCCATTTCtaatgagaaatgttttctccaAACACAGGGACACAAACATCAGGTTGAATTAAGGCTGTTCTCCCTGTTTTCTTGTGGATCCTGTTGAGCTAGCTGGACACGAGACATTTGAAAAGCGGTCAGACCGGGGCCACCTCAGCACCCGAGTTAGGCAGAGAGCCTGGGCACACAGCctgtcctcctgctccttcGCATGAAGCCCTGCTGTCAGCAGACAGAATCCCACACTGATCCCACTGGGGACGGTGGGGGACATCACCGCTGCCTGTTTCCAGCCCTTCACGGGAGCGCAGGACCTGGTGCGTGCCCAACCTCTCTACCCCGGACTTTCACTCTGCCCCTTGCAGATGGTTTTCACTAGGTCTGAGCTTTGCTGGCTCCACTGCACGACCAGCACCTTTTGCCTCACCTATTGCCTCCGGATCTTGTTTCTTGGTGGCGGCAGCATCATCCTGAGAAGCAGGTTGGACTGCATCCTTCGCCAGCTTGTACGTGAGCGGCTGAAAGGTCGGATCGATTTCTAGGATCAGCTGGTTGAGACGCTCTATTGATACGTCCAAGGTAGGAGACACCAGGTGAGCCTCAGGATCCGCGCTGGGATCCTCCTCCTTCTTTGACTGATACGGGGCAGTGGGTCTCTCCAAAGAGGTATcctgctgccccttcccctgcatGTGAGCAGCCACGTGCTCAAACACGGGGTGGGCTCCGTACAGCCCTCTGCCAGGAAGCAGGCGTGTGTTGGCGTGCACCATCACGGACGGGTCAGCCCAGCCCTCCGTTGAGTAGCAACTGTAATTCATCGGCAGCCCGGAGCAGCCCGGGTACCCCACCGGGTGCAagctcttgctttcctctggCGAGGAAACACACACGGTCTGTCCAACACGCAACACGTGGTTTTGTATGACCTGTGACATGGCTTGGTTTTCTGGTTTGATGGCTTAGAGTCCAAGGGaaatctcctcctcctcacctccccTTCTCCACCAGGACCTCAGACCTCTTCTTCAATCCAGCGTCTCAAGCGGAAGAAGAATCTAAGGAATGCAGAGAGAGGAGCGGTTACACAGGCAtgcccagggcaggagcagacTTCAGCGGAAAAGTCTATAAAAACGGGGATTTGGAGTGCAAAGCTGGAATTCAGCTCATAGAAAACAAGTCACCCTGTATTGCTTTTCCACCCCCCTCCAGCCTCCGCTCCTGGTGCCACAGTGCATCTGGGCAAGTGCGAGGAGGATTAGTTTGCAACAGCTTTTCAGGATTCAAAGGCTTAAAAACTACATTCTGCTTTATTTGCACAGTGCTTATTTTCTTGGTTAAGAATGAAACGTAGGATCACTCTGACAACTTTTGCATGGGACCCTGACCCTCCGGAGAGGCAACGGTAGACAGCGAGCCCGGAGCCCCGCAGGGTAGACTTGCAGTGGGCCAGAGAGACGGAGAAGCCTGCCAGCGCGATGTTCTGCGAGCGGGTGTACATTTAATCTGAGGGTTTATTTTGCTGGTACAATGTGAGCTGAGCCCTGGAAGCCTGCGTATGTGGCTGCTTTCTTACTCAAGCCGCTGCTCTAGGAGTCTGCTATTAAATTTTGAACACTCTCTGGCTTTGCTTTAGAtagaaggtatttttttaatttgccattaaaaaaaaaacaaaaccccacggCAGAAGGTAGGCTTCCCTTGGGGGGGTTCTGGGTGCAAGGTCTCAGGACGCCGTTTGGAGGTGGGGAAGTTGTCCAACAGCATCAGCACACAAGCGGGGTCCGCTGCTCTCCCTCGCGCTCGTCAGCACGTCAGCACATCGGGAGCTGCCATCCGGCAAGACTCGCTGCCACCAAACACACTGAGGGAACCTCACTCATTTGTCTCAGGATGAGGAAGATAAGGCTGTCCCCCTCCGTACCCACGGTGGCAGCCAAACCCCAATGTCTCGATGCCTGGGGACATCAACGCCGAGCACATTCCCCGTGCCCGTACTGCGCTGGCTCCGTGGGAACGCGCCCGTCCTCTCTGGTCCTGGGGGAGGGCAGCACCGGTGGGGACCAGGGGATGTCCAGAGAGCCGGAGCCAAACGCTTGCCGACAGGAGTTAATCCTCCAGCTCAGGGTTCCCTCCTCCACATCCTCTGTGGCTCTGGTGTGTAATACAGACAAACAGCGGGCTGTGCTTATTAAAACATTTGTCCTTTCCTGCATCAGTCTTGAATGACTGACTTATTTACTCGCCTATCTCGGACTGATTAACTGTGGAGTCACAGGATTAAGAAAGAAACACGTTGCTCTCGGGCAGCTGGTCCGTAACTCCCCGTGGGCGAGGGCAGGAACGCTGGGCTAGCGAGGTACATCATGTCTAGTAAGCGGTGACTAATTGCTGTTGAGAGCTGTTACGGAGGTGGCTCAAAACAGGCTGGCTTTGCCCTCGAATTATATAAACCTCTCCTCTTGCTGGAAAAAAGAGACACCCAGAATAGCACGGACTCATGGAGATTAGCGAAATATTGCTGCTGTCTGCCGCTGCTCACGGCGTACGGCACTCCGCGTGGCTATGGATCATGAGTCACTCCAGTTAACGCTCGCAAAAGAGCAAGGAGAGGTTTTTAAGGACTGCAGAAGCGAATAAATACTTCAAACCCATTTAGTCTCCTCCCAGCCGGGAGTCCACTGTGTCTGCCGAGCCTCAGATAGATAATATTTATGGGATTGGCAGGTTGGTCCGTAAGAAAGGCTCAGGAGCGAGGAGCTGTGCACCGTGCTCAGCACCgagagctgtgctgcagaatGGAAAGCACCTCTGGGAAGCAGCTGTTGTGCCTTTAGTTGCCATTTAGACGGGCAGATAGCATCTCCGAGGTGTAACTAACCCGTTAGTACTACAGACACGCAGGTCCAGCTGCACATCCAGGCATTCGGGGCTTGGTCTGTCCCAGCCCCGGCAGCGCGGCTCTGCCGTGCGGGCTGTCGGATCAGAGGGAAGCGCTCTGCCCGCTCCTGGTCTCCTGCCTCGGAGCACGCGTGTGCCGTGACGCCGCAGGCAGCACTGCGGCATGGTACAAGGCTCGGAGGGAGCAtttgttaaatataaaaaagaagagtCATTCCAGGTCAAAAACACAAGCTAGATGGAGTGAAAATTGGATTCTCCCCTGGGGAGAAGAACTGCCTGGCTCCAGTCAGCGTCCGCAAGACAaggctggttttaatttaaGTAGGTACAGAAATAACGTGCAGTATGCATGAAGCAGGACTGTCAGGGGGTTCCAGGAGCATGCACGCAACAGCTTCCCTCCTCTCTTGTACTCCTGCCCTGAGTTTTTGATCTTTCTTGTGCCTGATGCTGCCAGAATTAGCCTCCAAACCtcatttctcctcccttccctctctggaTTAAAGCGAGAGGTCTCCCAGGCTCCTCACAAGAATTTCGAGCCTCAGCTGCAGGCTCTTCTGCTCAGAGGAGCGAAGGGGCAGAAGGGCTCGGGCGAAGGAGGTTAATCACAAGGTGGCTGTTAGCCACCAGCGTGGCACGGCCAGGAGAAAGACAAACGCCGCCCGCAGACATCGGGACTTTCCGAGAGCAATCGGAAATAGCAGTGCCCTCCTGCACAGCCCAGGAGAA
Coding sequences within:
- the TNS4 gene encoding tensin-4; translated protein: MSQVIQNHVLRVGQTVCVSSPEESKSLHPVGYPGCSGLPMNYSCYSTEGWADPSVMVHANTRLLPGRGLYGAHPVFEHVAAHMQGKGQQDTSLERPTAPYQSKKEEDPSADPEAHLVSPTLDVSIERLNQLILEIDPTFQPLTYKLAKDAVQPASQDDAAATKKQDPEAIDIKYIEMTPSRATCTEVLQGSPSPSGTPFSRSPQGNGFLPQKGGLKGNYSTSGSVVFLSPPRPASPRSAAPSCAASPTCSIAVPRQCAAGQTDSISYGPGALGTSLGFDNLLKPVQVVRAQQRSSWVSLLSTSPGSDTSYILGSSTHSLHNDDSDAHPAACCSADCPSPASSLGSPCPPSPSLGSHSGEAFGLHAHQPRTACSTKANTFPSQKGQASSCPPSILNAAADIPVLLVNGCLEQGDASSRLAKAPPASVKQSPPPSCSPTLRLGGLNNALSAPALSCVSDSPLKAGQPTMKFVMDTSKYWFKPSITRDQAIQLLKDKEPGTFIVRDSTSYRGSFGLAMKVPVSPSGSQTGDDSSDLIRHFLIESSAKGVHLKGASEELYFGSLSAFVYQHAITPLALPCKLSIPTRDLADGEDSPDFAPESPLSLVKKNAVCNVLYLNSVNMETLTGAPAIQKAISSTFELETLPTPTLVHFRVSEQGVTLTDIQRKVFFRRHYPLAAIRFCGMDPENRKWQKYCKSSRIFGFVAKNQTDSENLCHLFAEYDTVQPASLVIDLLCKLLPGP